In Nissabacter sp. SGAir0207, the genomic stretch CAACGTGCAAAAGGCGATCCTGCAAGGCTCCGGCCGCGAGACCATTGAGTTCAAGTACATCAACGATCGGGGCGACACCTCCGTGCGCCGCCACCCGTTCGAGGGCGTGCTGAACAACATGGAGCGCCGCTACAAAGAGACCGAATCCACCGCGGTGCGTGAGGATCTGGCGAAATATATCAGCAACCGCCCCTGCACCACCTGCCACGGCACCCGCCTGCGGGAAGAAGCGCGCCACGTCTACGTGGAGAACACCACCCTGCCGGAGATCTCGGACTTCAGCATCGGCCACGCCATGACCTTCTTCCAGAACATGAAGCTCAGCGGCCAGCGCGCCAAGATCGCCGAGAAAGTACTGAAAGAGATCGGCGACCGCCTGAAGTTTTTGGTCAACGTCGGCCTGAACTACCTGTCGCTGTCGCGCTCGGCGGAGACCCTCTCCGGCGGCGAGGCACAGCGTATCCGTCTGGCGAGCCAGATCGGCGCCGGGCTGGTGGGCGTGATGTACGTGCTGGATGAGCCTTCCATCGGCCTGCACCAGCGCGATAACGAACGCCTGCTGGAGACGCTGATCCACCTGCGCGACCTCGGCAACACGGTGATCGTGGTGGAGCATGACGAAGACGCCATCCGCGCCGCCGACCACATCATCGACATCGGCCCCGGCGCGGGCGTGCATGGCGGCCAGGTGGTGGCCGAGGGCACTGCCAGCGACATCATGGCGAAACCGGAGTCGCTGACCGGCCAGTTCCTCAGCGGCGAGCGTGAGATCGCGGTGCCAGAGCAGCGCGTGCCGGCCGATCCCTCCCGCGTGCTGAAGCTGGTGGGCGCCAAGGGCAACAACCTGAAGGATGTCACCCTGACGCTGCCGGTGGGGCTGTTCACCTGCATCACCGGCGTCTCTGGCTCAGGCAAGTCAACGCTGATCAACGACACGCTGTTCCCGATTGCGCAACGCCAGCTCAACGGCGCGACCATCATCGAGCCAGCGCCGTTCCGCGAGGTGCAGGGTCTGGAGCACTTCGACAAGGTGATCGACATCGACCAAAGCCCGATCGGCCGTACGCCGCGCTCCAACCCGGCGACCTACACCGGCATCTTCACGCCGGTGCGTGAGCTGTTCGCTGGGGTGCCGGAGTCGCGCAGCCGTGGCTATACGCCGGGCCGCTTCAGCTTCAACGTCCGTGGCGGCCGCTGCGAGGCGTGTCAGGGCGATGGCGTGATCAAGGTGGAGATGCACTTCCTGCCGGACATCTATGTGCCGTGCGACCAGTGCAAGGGCAAGCGCTATAACCGCGAGACGCTGGAGATCCGCTACAAGGGCAAGAGCATCCATGAGGTGCTGGAGATGACCATCGAGGAGGCACGTGACTTCTTCGACGCCGTGCCAGCGCTGGCGCGCAAGCTCCAGACGCTGATCGACGTGGGCCTCTCCTACATCCGCCTTGGCCAGTCGGCGACCACCCTCTCCGGCGGTGAGGCGCAGCGCGTCAAGCTGGCGCGCGAGCTGTCAAAACGTGGCACCGGCCAGACGCTCTACATTCTGGATGAGCCGACCACCGGCCTGCACTTCGCGGACATCGCGCAACTGCTGGCGGTACTGCACCAGCTACGCGATCAGGGCAACACCATCGTGGTGATTGAGCATAACCTGGACGTGATCAAGACCGCGGACTGGATCGTCGATCTGGGGCCAGAGGGCGGCAGCGGCGGCGGCGAGATTTTGGTTTCCGGCACGCCGGAGACGGTCTCGGAGTGCGAAGCCTCGCACACCGCGCGCTTCCTGAAGCCGATCCTTGCCAGCCATGTGGCGAAACGGCAGAAGAAGTCTGCCTGACAGACGTTAGCCATCAAGGCCACACCACGGTGTGGCCTTTTTTTGCCTAGACGCCCAGATCCTGCCGCACCTCTTCCGGCAGCGCGGTGACCACCAGTTGGTAGGAGCTATCGATCAGGTGGTAGAAGTGGGAATCCGGCAGGTCGCCGTCGAGGAAAATGGTGTTCCAGTGCGCCTTGTTCATGTGCTCCGCTGGCACAATCTCCGGGTGCTTGTTGCGCAACTCCTCGGCCAGCTCCGGGCTGGTCTTCAGCGTGATCGCCGGGCGCTCCTGCAAGGGGCTTACCATCGCGAACATCATCTCGCCGACCTTTACCTGATTGGCGTTCCATTGGTTATCCACGCTCTGCTCCGCGCCCGGCTTGGACATGCAGTAGTCGAGCAGCTCTGAACTGGTCATTTGGGTTCCCCTTGTAAGGTGGCGACGATGCGCCGCTGGCCGCCGTGATTGCGATGCTCACCCAGCCAGATGCCCTGCCAGGTGCCGAGCACCAGTTTCCCATGCCGCACCGGCAGCATCAGTGATGCGCCCAGCAGCGACGATTTAATATGGGCCGGCATGTCATCCGGCCCCTCATAATCATGTTCGTAATTGGCGTTCTCCGGCACCTGCCGCAAGAAGTGCCGCTCCATGTCGCCGCGCACCGTTGGGTCACAGTTCTCATTCAGCGTCAGTGAGGCGGAGGTGTGCAACAGCAGCAGGTGCAGCAGGCCGGTCTCCAGCCGTGCCAGCCCCTCCAGCTTGCCGACCACCTCGTCAGTCACCAGATGGAACCCACGCGGTTTGGCGCTCAGGGTCAGGGTATGTTGATGCCACATCATTTGCTCCATGCCATGTACTCTTCTATCCAGTGTGCATCAATCGGCTGAAAGATAAAGGCGGAGAGGGGAATTTCCTGCGGGCGTGACGGGCGGAGGGAGGGAAAAACGGCAGGCCGGACGGCCTGCCGAGGGGGCTTACTGCACGGCGGCGAAGGCTTCCGCCACGCGCTGCACGTTGCCGTGGTTCAGGCCAGCCATGCAGACGCGGCCGCTGGCAATCAGGTAGACGCCGAACTCGTCACGCAGGCGGTCAACCTGCGCTTCGCTAAAGCCGGTGTAGCTGAACATGCCGCGCTGCTCCAGCAGGTAGTCGAAGTTGCGCGCGGGCAGCGCCACCTTCAGTTTGGCGACCAGCGTTTTGCGCATCTCCAGAATGCGGGTGCGCATCTCTTCCACTTCCGCCAGCCACAGGGCGTTCAGCTCTGCGTCGTTCAGCACCTTGCCCACCACCTGCGCGCCAAAGTTCGGCGGGCTGGAGTAGTTGCGGCGCACGGTGGCCTTCAGCTGGCCGAGCACGCGGCCTGCGGCGTCGGCGTTCTCGCACACCACCGAGAGGCCGCCGACGCGCTCGCCATACAGCGAGAAGATCTTGGAGAAGGAGTTGCTGACCAGACACGGCAGGCCAGCCTGCGCCATCGCGCGGATCGCGTAGGCATCCTCTTCCATGCCCGCGCCAAAGCCCTGATAGGCGATGTCGAGGAACGGGATCAGCTCACGCGCCTTCGCCACCTCAATCACCTGATCCCACTCTGCCGGGGTCAGGTCAGAGCCGGTCGGGTTGTGGCAGCAGGGGTGCAGCAGCACGATGCTTTTTGGCGGCAGCTGTTGCAGGCTCTCCAGCATCGCGGGCACGTTCACGCCCAGGCTGTCGGCGTCAAAGTAGGGATAGGTGTGCACGTTGAAGCCCGCGCCCGCGAAGATCGCGATGTGGTTCTCCCAGGTCGGGTTGCTCACCCACACCTCAGATTCCGGGAAGTAGCGCTTGAGGAAGTCCGCGCCCACTTTCAGCGCGCCTGAGCCGCCGACGGTCTGGATGGTGGCGATGCGCCCCTCGGCCAGTGCCGGGTGCGCCGCACCGAACAGCAGGTGCTGGATGGCGCTGCGGTAGGCGGTCAGGCCCTCCATCGGCAGGTAAACTGACGCACCGTGCGGCGTGTCACTCAGCTGACGCTCGGCGCGTTCAACGGCCTGCATCTGCGGGATGATGCCCTGCTCGTTGTAATAAAGCCCGATGCTCAGGTTAACCTTCTGCTCCCTCGGATCCTGTTTGAAGCTCTCCATCAGCGAGAGAATGGGGTCACCTGCATAGGCATCAACATTTTGGAACACGGTGCTGCACTCCTTGGATTGTCTTGTCATGAATAGGGTCTCGGGCGCTTATACGCTGTAGCGGCCGGGCCGGTGGTTCAGGGCGATGATCAGGTTCAGCAGGGTAGCACCCGCAATCGAGACCACCAGCATCGGCAGGCTCACCACCAACAGCGAGGCCAGCACGATCGCCACGTCAACGCCCATCTGCAATTTCCCGGCGCGGATACCATATTTGTCCTGCAGGAAAAGCGCCAGAATATTTACGCCGCCGAGGCTGGCTTTGTGGCGG encodes the following:
- the uvrA gene encoding excinuclease ABC subunit UvrA, which produces MDKIEVRGARTHNLKNINLIIPRDKLIVVTGLSGSGKSSLAFDTLYAEGQRRYVESLSAYARQFLSLMEKPDVDHIEGLSPAISIEQKSTSHNPRSTVGTITEIHDYLRLLFARVGEPRCPQHDVPLAAQTVSQMVDNVISQPEGRRLMLLAPVVKDRKGEHTKTLENLAAQGYIRARIDGEVCDLSDPPKLELQKKHTIEVVVDRFKVRDDLAQRLAESFETALELSGGTAVVADMDDTNAEELLFSANFACPICGYSMRELEPRLFSFNNPAGACPTCDGLGVQQFFDPDRVVQNPELSLAGGAIRGWDRRNFYYFQMLRSLAEHYKFDVEAPFDSLSANVQKAILQGSGRETIEFKYINDRGDTSVRRHPFEGVLNNMERRYKETESTAVREDLAKYISNRPCTTCHGTRLREEARHVYVENTTLPEISDFSIGHAMTFFQNMKLSGQRAKIAEKVLKEIGDRLKFLVNVGLNYLSLSRSAETLSGGEAQRIRLASQIGAGLVGVMYVLDEPSIGLHQRDNERLLETLIHLRDLGNTVIVVEHDEDAIRAADHIIDIGPGAGVHGGQVVAEGTASDIMAKPESLTGQFLSGEREIAVPEQRVPADPSRVLKLVGAKGNNLKDVTLTLPVGLFTCITGVSGSGKSTLINDTLFPIAQRQLNGATIIEPAPFREVQGLEHFDKVIDIDQSPIGRTPRSNPATYTGIFTPVRELFAGVPESRSRGYTPGRFSFNVRGGRCEACQGDGVIKVEMHFLPDIYVPCDQCKGKRYNRETLEIRYKGKSIHEVLEMTIEEARDFFDAVPALARKLQTLIDVGLSYIRLGQSATTLSGGEAQRVKLARELSKRGTGQTLYILDEPTTGLHFADIAQLLAVLHQLRDQGNTIVVIEHNLDVIKTADWIVDLGPEGGSGGGEILVSGTPETVSECEASHTARFLKPILASHVAKRQKKSA
- a CDS encoding MmcQ/YjbR family DNA-binding protein, coding for MTSSELLDYCMSKPGAEQSVDNQWNANQVKVGEMMFAMVSPLQERPAITLKTSPELAEELRNKHPEIVPAEHMNKAHWNTIFLDGDLPDSHFYHLIDSSYQLVVTALPEEVRQDLGV
- a CDS encoding secondary thiamine-phosphate synthase enzyme YjbQ, coding for MWHQHTLTLSAKPRGFHLVTDEVVGKLEGLARLETGLLHLLLLHTSASLTLNENCDPTVRGDMERHFLRQVPENANYEHDYEGPDDMPAHIKSSLLGASLMLPVRHGKLVLGTWQGIWLGEHRNHGGQRRIVATLQGEPK
- a CDS encoding amino acid aminotransferase codes for the protein MFQNVDAYAGDPILSLMESFKQDPREQKVNLSIGLYYNEQGIIPQMQAVERAERQLSDTPHGASVYLPMEGLTAYRSAIQHLLFGAAHPALAEGRIATIQTVGGSGALKVGADFLKRYFPESEVWVSNPTWENHIAIFAGAGFNVHTYPYFDADSLGVNVPAMLESLQQLPPKSIVLLHPCCHNPTGSDLTPAEWDQVIEVAKARELIPFLDIAYQGFGAGMEEDAYAIRAMAQAGLPCLVSNSFSKIFSLYGERVGGLSVVCENADAAGRVLGQLKATVRRNYSSPPNFGAQVVGKVLNDAELNALWLAEVEEMRTRILEMRKTLVAKLKVALPARNFDYLLEQRGMFSYTGFSEAQVDRLRDEFGVYLIASGRVCMAGLNHGNVQRVAEAFAAVQ